The Balaenoptera acutorostrata chromosome 15, mBalAcu1.1, whole genome shotgun sequence genome contains a region encoding:
- the DEFB125 gene encoding beta-defensin 125: MNLLMLTFMICGLLNLVTKAGWFVERCWKNDVGHCRKRCLHLERYKLLCKNKLSCCIPLSSDHPHTQWPIRPTFGEDVTVGFGTHDGFPFSPISGLNDEVTIKTIETEETTVTGTTTSERDSP; this comes from the exons ATGAATCTCCTGATGCTGACCTTCATGATATGTGGGTTACTAAATCTGGTGACCAAAG CTGGCTGGTTTGTTGAAAGATGCTGGAAGAATGATGTAGGACACTGCAGAAAACGATGTTTACATCtcgaaaggtacaaacttctttGTAAGAATAAGCTGTCATGCTGCATTCCCCTCAGCAGTGACCATCCACACACTCAATGGCCAATACGTCCCACATTCGGTGAAGATGTAACTGTTGGATTTGGTACTCACgatggttttcctttttctcccataTCTGGGTTGAATGATGAGGTAACAATTAAAACAATTGAGACTGAAGAAACCACAGTAACTGGGACCACTACTTCCGAGAGAGATTCTCCCTAG